One segment of Solanum stenotomum isolate F172 chromosome 1, ASM1918654v1, whole genome shotgun sequence DNA contains the following:
- the LOC125872857 gene encoding receptor-like protein 9DC3 has translation MFPKWLGDLPHLQILKLRSNKFYGPIRTGNLFSQIRVIDLSSNGFSGVLPVSLFQNFQAMKTIGEKSGTREYVADIYSYYYTNSLIVTTKGLDHELLRVLTTQIIIDLSRNRFEGCIPSIIGDLVGLRTLNLSHNVLEGHIPESLQHLSVLESLDLSSNKLGGEISQQFVPLTSLEVLNLSHNHLFGCIPKGNQFNTFENNSYQGNDGLRGLPPSRDCGRDDRVPQETIPVELGQEEEEEDSPIISWQAVLMGYGCGLVIGLSVIYIMWSTQYPTWFSRMDLKLEHRITTRMKKHKKRY, from the coding sequence ATGTTTCCAAAATGGTTGGGAGACCTACCTCATTTGCAGATCTTAAAGTTGAGATCAAATAAGTTCTATGGTCCGATAAGGACTGGCAACTTGTTTTCTCAAATTCGAGTCATAGATCTCTCATCCAATGGATTTAGTGGAGTGTTACCGGTGAGCCTGTTTCAGAATTTTCAAGCCATGAAAACAATTGGTGAGAAGAGTGGAACCCGAGAATATGTAGcagatatatattcttattattaCACAAATTCTTTGATAGTGACAACAAAGGGACTGGATCATGAACTTCTGCGAGTTTTGACTACACAAATAATTATCGATCTCTCAAGGAATAGATTTGAAGGCTGTATTCCAAGCATTATTGGAGATCTCGTCGGACTTCGTACGTTGAACTTATCTCATAATGTCTTGGAAGGTCACATACCAGAATCACTGCAACATTTATCTGTACTTGAATCATTGGATCTTTCATCCAACAAATTAGGCGGTGAAATATCACAACAATTTGTGCCCCTCACGTCACTGGAAGTCTTAAATCTCTCTCACAATCATCTTTTTGGATGCATCCCCAAAGGAAACCAATTTAATACATTTGAGAACAATTCATACCAAGGAAATGATGGATTACGAGGATTACCACCCTCAAGAGATTGTGGCCGTGATGATAGGGTACCACAAGAGACGATTCCAGTTGAGCTTggtcaagaagaagaagaagaagattcaccAATAATCAGTTGGCAGGCGGTTCTCATGGGTTACGGTTGTGGACTTGTTATTGGACTATCTGTAATATACATAATGTGGTCAACTCAATATCCAACATGGTTTTCAAGGATGGATTTAAAACTGGAACATAGAATTACTACGAGAATGAAAAAGCACAAGAAAAGATATTAG